The window tattttgaaacgtGTCATCGGCATTCGGCGTGGTCGAAACGGGGTGTTTTGTATCGggacttttttattaaaatgtaaagggTCGCTAGAAAAACCTGGCGCCCACGTAACAAATTGAAGAGATAAATCCCAACTTGACGTTCGTTAACCATCGTAAGGAGAACGATCCCCGGGAGTACGCGTGTCCGTGTCGAGATCGTAAGTGTTCTATCAAGGGTTTCTCTGTTCATCGTAAAATAATATCGATTACTTAATGAGCTCGCCgatgcggcggcggcggcgcttCACGGGTCGCTTGTCATCCGAGTAAACGCCTCTATCTATATAACGTGGGGCTGTTTACGCGCATGATTTACGTACCCATTTATGTGCTGTAACTCGCCAGAGGTATGTCGTGCAAATTCTCGAGCACGGCGCCACCGCGACTCGCCTTTTATCCTCTTTAAGCTATTCTACATTGGCTCTCCGTAACATCTATCTGTATACTGGCGCCTACAATTCGCCTAATCTCTCTCCCGGCACAAAAGGTCATCAAACTGTAGACAATGCGACGGAAAACATATAGCCTCAATTTTTCGCGTACATTCTCCAGCTGAGATCCGACGAATTccgacaattttatttatttctccgTCAAGGCAGAGGTGCGAGGGCGATTGAGAcagagcaagagagagagagagagagagagagagagagagagagagagagagaaactttCTCTTTATCCTTGCTGTTGTCGCTATTATTCGCTGCAGGCAGAGAGTAATACGGGAgcaaggaagaaaaaaaaaggaagtcCCAACAAGCCGGGAGAGACAGGCAAAACAAAGCAAGACAAGGCGAGGGAAGGCAAGACAAGACAGAGAGCAAGGCAGGGCACGAGGCATAAGGTACGAGGTATGAGACGGAGGGACCTAACTCCGTGCCTCGGTTTAACGAATGCGAGAATGCGGCCTGGCGCCAACGCACACAcggccgccaccgccgccgtcgccgcgccAGCCGCCCTCGGCCGCGCCGCGTCACGCGCTCTCGCCTCTTTCGccagctctctttctctctctgtttaaTGACCTTAGTGGAGTTCAAAATACTAAACTGTAACCGATCTTTCAATTCACGTGCCCGCCTCGTGTTTGAAATATGATTGAATGcactgttaaatatttaagaaatttaaatcaattccTGGAGTTGAATAACATCTTTGTTACTTTTAACTTCCACGTGCGTCAAAATTTATCACTTTAACACAAAACAAGCAGTTCTTTTGAACAACCTCATCTAATCGACCCATTTTTGTGGTTGAAGTGCTTAATTTCAAAGTTAAACACCTggtaagtataaataaatttgagtcAAATTTAAcagttttcaaattaaatcgtTCAACTCGATCGTTTTAAGTTACTGATATTGAGTAGGAGCAATGACAACTTATAggtatgattaaaaataatttaaattgaatgaAATTCGACACTACGAATTTAAcagtgtaatatataatacaatataaaaatgcacaaaattcTTGCAGACTGTTTACATGGCTTACTCAGCTTGCCAATTTTAACggcatatattttaaattacgacCTGCAAATAATGTCACGTACTTAAAGTTATTAccgcgaaataaaataaatcttaatatacTTTACcctctctcctttttctctctcttggcTATCGGCGTCCGTATAAGTACATCGTTTCTCTCCGGCGCTCTGCCTGCATCTGTGTACCGCATAGCTTCGAGGTATGCAGGCAAACTCCTCCTTTTCTTatcgagaaaaaagaaacgatggAGGAAAGaagcagaaagagagagagagagagagagagagagagagagagaagagagcaGAGAGTGGAAGCGGAGCGAGGAAGGTAGCGGTGCCGGACATCGCGCCACGAGTATACGCGATAGACGTTTTACATGCTGCATTGAGATATTGGGAGATAATCGCCTGGTGTGCGTGGAGTGGGCGATGAGGACGCTCAGCGTGAAGATCAGTTTACCCATGGTTTGGGGGCTACCgaatttcttatttctaatttcatCGATCAGTAGGCTCATTGTTCTCTGCGGGATAATCCGTTCTTTTTGGACTCcacattttttctctttctctttcatttattattattattttttttttaagaaataatacttaatttagTCGTAcataagaaatgaaaaaggTGAGTAAGAATGCAAACGCGATAAATAAAGCGCGATTTAATCTTgcgtaaatatatacttttattcaaAATCCTTAATTGAATGTTTCagctttattttgaattatcgCATCTTTGCGCAGTTTTCATCACACGTTCACACaggactttttttttatcttacatttggcaagaaattaatgtaaactttcgaaaaactaaaaagtaaaaataatgattctaccaattttctcttttaccaAAGGCAGAGTTATATACACCAACTTCTCTTCGCAAGTTGCAATCAAATCCGAATTATATTCcataaaagaaatgtttgtCTTCGCTTTTTCATGCTTCTGGCATCTggcctttcttttttctctatttttctctttctttttctttccttctcatTCGTTCAGTTTACGCGCGGCGCCGTACCGCGTGGTTGACCGCGAAAGGGGTAAAAGAAGCTGTACGAGGGAAGATTAAGTTAAACACGTCCTGACGATCTAAATCTAGACGTAAAGCCGCGAGTTTGGCCAgcttttcttctcttctaaattaaatcacgttgaaaacatttgttttattcgAACTTTCGTTCTCTAGAGGTTTACATTGTGCGAGTTCAAGTCGGCAAAGCAACTAGGCCTGTTGCGATTAAACATGATTAGTTCTTACTTCGTAGATCTAACTATTGGTCTTTAGTATCCCTAGAAAAATCGGAGTTTTGCTTCACAATTACCATCTATAGAAACACAACATTGATCtatgagaaataataataataatgaaactttttgtttaaattaactttgcaTTATTTCTACATTCAAATGTAGGTATTTTATACCAATTTTATGGCAAGCCTGTATCATGATTACAATTAagtaattcattaattaaagtCTAACGTTCAAATTAGCACTCTTCAAATCTTTTAACGTTATCTATGGAGTAATTGAGAAGATTATTACTTGAAAATACTACATACCCGTCGTCGAGGTACCCCAGGCGACGACGTTGAGAGCCTCTGAGAGCGTATGTTTACGATGGGGATTTAAAGCCGGCGCCCATCCTCGTGCCTTTCTGCCGCGACCACGGCCGAATAATCTCGGCCCCGAACTTTTCACTTCCATCGCTCTTGCGGGATCTTGTTTTCTTGTACCGGACCCTCCGGGGGCCGCGCCATGCTCTCGCCACGCGCGGCGGGGACCGGAGGGAAGACCGGCCGGTCGGGCGTCGCGGGTCGACGCATCGGGGCGCCCGTCGACGCGTCGGACCCCGGGGAGGCCTCCACGTCGCGCGGTATAGGCCGTAGTACCCGTCACTTCCTGTGTGCACACATGATATCAAAACACTATTAACATTCTTCTGACGAACACCCCGGTGAGAGCAAAACACTCGCGGCTGGCGCCGGCTGCATCCACATTAAGTTCGGGTTTTGTGCAGCTCGTCGATGTAATCTAATAGCAGATTGTAgtcagtaaaaattataatcatagAGAAGATAAATAAAGCATAAAGCGCGAAATCTGAAGATCACGTAGAAAGAAACggaaattaatagtaaaaaatggATAATTGCGTGAattagagagaaaagaaaaatatagcaaCTGCTCTTAATTTCTTGTTTACCTGATCTTCACTATCCGATGTTAAACATACTCGATCTATTTTTATTGTCTATCGTAGAAACCGAGCAAGGTCTGTcgttttttaacatttagaaatatattataaataaaatatataaatatataaataagaaatgtttTCGACAGATTTGGCTacctattaatttattgcgaccgttaaattaataaattaaactacatagtaattattttattacattcttaTGATGAGGGTATCTTCGCTCTCTCGTACCAAAATTATACTCTCCAATACAAAAGATGCCATATGCTGCACTTGGCAAATAACAGACTGCTACGCTTAAAACTATTGTAGttcttttatgaaaatgaAATGGTCTTTTTTGgtagaataaattattgttgtgTTATCATGTAACTCTTAATTATATCGCCAATTTAACTCTTCTCAGACATCTGACTTATTTCCTATAACGACAAAGaggaacaaaatttaaaaaaaaaattaatttcgaacCATTCCGTTTGTGCGTGCATCCTTGAAcggatttgaaattttatagatcttgacgtttaatttgaaaaatctttttcttgaaaatatattgtaagataGACATTAGAAGTGCGCTTTTTTAGTcaactttttacaaaactaaAGTATTCGTTTCACATCTATTACAAATTCTTTAATCTAtcttaaagtaataaaaaatttaattttattttattgaaaagaagagaaatgaCTTTGCAATCGAGCTCATTTTCTACCAGAATAGAAGCAaagaatatacaattaaaatttgcgCACTCTCGCGTCATCCATCGGTCGGTTCGCCAATCCTCGACGCACGCGGCATACGGTAACGCTGATTTGAGCCGCTTCCCGGAGCTTTAGGGACTATCGCCGCCACGTGTTGTCGGCGCTTACCGCGTCGCTGATGAGAACTCAACGGCATTCTGGGTAACGTTCGTCGCGTCCTCCAGCGTCCTCCTCCCTGCACCACCTCCTTGTGCTGCGACGTTATGATTTTCGCGACAAGGGTCGAACGCAGGAACGTGACggacgagcgagcgagtgcGCAGTGAGCGCAGTGAATCGCGGATCGGTGAACCATTGTTTTGCTCCGTTCGATTATTCGTTCACGTTCCGATTTCCgattcccctctctctctttctctctctttttctctctctcctttttctcGTCGGTTACGAACTTACGAACGAGCAGCAGGAGGAGCCGCAACGACTGGAGCAGCGTCGTGACAGGGGCGCCTCAGGCTCACCGTAAGTAGATATCCCCGGATATCTTTGGTACCGTCTCACCACGTGTCGCCGCCGCCCGACGATATCTCCAAGTTCCTCCAAGTTTCGGAGCTCCGAATCCACATCCACGTGCCACGCTCACGCGAAGATGATCGACCTAACAGTCAAGACCTTGGATTCGCAGAATCACGTCTTCTCCCTGGAAGACGACGTAAGTtgctccccccccctctccggCCCCATTCGATCCTCGTGATCACGTGTCGATCGTCGTGATTTACCGCGGCGATCGACACGAGAGTTTGTAGATGTGCCTCAAAAACATCTGGAGACAATCGAGAATCATACGACTTTTTTCCGTACGCCGAGTAAATCTCACTACCCATGGatctatttgtttaattatataatgtatctcTGCATATTCTCTCTCCCCTAAAGCAAATCACGGTACGCGGCTTTAAAGAACACATAGCAGAGTCCGTCGCGGTACCAGCCGATTCGCAGAGGTTGATTTATTGCGGACGAGTGCTTCAAGacgaaaagaaattaaatgattatgGTACATGTATATtgcacatatttattttttataaatataacttgcTACAACTTGCACCAAGCGCGACAAGCATGCATTAACACGATCATGATCCCTTAGATGTCAATGGAAAAGTTATACACCTGGTGCAACGCGCGCCGCCCCAACCTGGCCAACATGGGAACGATGGTGGGCAGACGCAGGGACAGAGGCAAGGGTGGCAGAGCTCGCAGAGGCCGCACTATCGGGTCACAAGAACCCAGATGCATGGAAACGCAATGTACCTGGGTGCCATGTCTGTGCCAGCTGAGATTGTTGAAGGTCACGGTAATATTCagcaggttttttttttctctgctCGCGCTCTTCTCTCGTTAACGCATCGCGTTTTGATCATTATACTACAGGTATACCTCAGTTGAGCAACAGTCTGTCGGGTACTCGGTTGAGTCATGCCGGTCGAATGCTCGATCGTGTGAACGAGGTGCTCGATCGATTGGATGATCCAAACGCTCCTCCTCTACATCCGCCCTCGGAGGTCAACCAGTCGATggcgcagcagcagcagcagcaatcTCAGCAACCGCAAGAATCAGAGATTGAACAAAACGAGTGAGTTGAATAAGGCATTTAGGTCGCGGTTCCTCTTGCATGGCGCGACaacgtttttataattgtttaggAACAACGACGTTTCTAGAGACGATGGTGCTAGACTTGCCGAAGCAGCTGCAGCCGCCATCACTGCTGCGTTGTCAGCTGCTGGAGCGCGCGCGGTTACATTGTTTAGAGGTTCGTACATTTGAGTCTgctttaatatgtaattttacgccttaacgtaattttacataattacaaaatgGGTTGTCTCTTTTTTTCGGCTATTCGGCAATATTTAGGAAGCAGTTATAACGGTGGAAACGCGAGAACTTCGAGCGATGCGAACGAGCATCAGAGTGATGCGCAACCACCACAATCGCAGTCCCAATCGCAGACACAATCGCAATCGCAGCCGCAGCCGCAATCGCAGCCGCAGCCGCAATCGCAATCGCAGCCGCAGCCGCAATCGCAATCGCAATCGCAACAACAAGCGGCTGCGGATGCTGAAACAACATCTAGTAACAATGCTGGCCAAAGCAGACGAGCTCAGCAGCAGGAGTATATATCACTTTTAGACATTTCATGAGTTAATTAACCAATGcagatatatatgttattgttaAGTATTTGTCTTTTAGTCTCCCGCGACCTCCGCAAATGGCAGAATTATTGCAAAGACTGTGTAACACTCAAGATCGGTTGAGACCATACTTGGAGCGTTATTGCATGCTCACGCTTCTCGATCCTTTGTTACCGCCCGGAGTAAGTTGATAAGTGAGCTCTGCATTGAAACACATTGAAAGTTCCGCTTTACTAATGTGACTAATCATTATTCAGTCCGGACCGAACACTGTAGAGGAAAGTCAGAGAATAGTCGACGGAGTCAGTGAAATTCTGCACTTTATGTCGCACAGCTATCACGCGCTAAGCgatattataattgatatgAGTCAAGCACCACCTAGAAACTTGCGGTGTCGACCAATAATAGTGCAACACTCGGCTATTTTGCAACCTGGTATACCGATCCAGGTGGAGGTGAgcatattgattaaaaatgcaTAAGACGTCATGCATATTGTCATGCATATTGTCTCGACATTCCTTTCTTTTTCACAGGCTCATATCAGTTTGAATGGTCGTAGCACTAATAATAACAACAGTAACGATGAGACGGCAGAATCTGGTAATCAGGCACAATCGAACAACGCTGAATCGGCAACCTCGTCGCGCGCTACTACCGAGGAGGGTAATCAAGAGCGAGAATCCGGCGATAATTCGGCACAGGCAGAACGGTCGCAACAAGATCAAGGCCAATCGCCTTTTGGTATGTTTCATTACATAACGCAGTATTACAATTCTACAAACTGCTAGACAGTTTACTAGAATACACGTCATTTTTCTAGATACAGTATTCAATTTGCCAAACAATGTTGAGGTACTGATGGAAGTTAGTTCCGAGAGCAACATCGATGCTGGATCGAACAATGAACAGAACACGTCAGGCAATGAAAACAACAACAACGCTCGTAAGTTAACGTTGCCATATGTTACTCGTTGATAAGAGAAATGTTtatctatttgatatttttttttattttgcaggcAGAACAAACGTATTTCCGTTCGGcacgccaccgccgccgtatTTCATGCGAAACTTTATGCAAGCCGTTGCCGGACACATGGTGCATAGCGGTATCACTACCACGACTATAAGCACGAGAAATCCTCCCGCTACTACTGCAGGAGCGCAACAGGGCATCTCTTCATCGATGGACAGTAGTAGTACAAATGCCGGTCAAAGCACTCAAGCACGGTATAACATTGTCGATATATCATCGatgatattgtatttttacaacgttatcaaattattttgtaatgatattttaagttaCTCTCTAAAGAGAATACtcgcatttaatattaaataattttgaaatataggAGCAATACTGGTACTCATCCTACGACTGCCACACAAACTCGAAGTACGTCACGGCCGCATGTGTTCCATCACCATCCTCATCCAATGGGAGGAATTGGCATGAGCATCGGACTAGGTCTTGATTTTGATCCTTACCTTCCATGCAACTCGCACCATGTCTATCGCTCTCCGAATACTACGTCCAGCACTGCAACTGGTGTGACAACTTCTTCGCAAACAACGCGCACTTCATCAACAGCTACAGCGGACGCTCAGAATCAAACGAATCAAACTGGTACATACATgaggataaaaatttttctttataaatacgCATTTCtacaatttgcaaaatattttctagcGACGACTTCGACTACATCCAGCAGTGCCACTTCTACAAACTCAACATCGGCGACGAATGCAGAATCGGTTACTAATAATGCCCTCGTGAATTTATtgcaacaaatattacgtCAGTCAACGAGTGGTCAATCGCAACCTAACATCACTATCAACAGTAAtggtaattgaatttaaaatactgATGGAGATTGAAATATTCATTTCGATATTGACATTGATCCTGTTGCAGCTCCTTTGATGGAAAGTCTTGGGAACATAATGCAAATGCTTGGTAACAACATACACGTAGGATTCTTGAGTGATAGGtgtgttaaattacaattaaagaatcaaagagttaaatataaacataacaCTAATTGTTTGACTTTTTTGGTAATTAGCTCAATTGGAAATGCTCCTACGTTGGCTGATCTATTTGAGGGTGGGGGTCTATCTATGGATCTCTTCACGTCACACGAATCCGGCAGAGAGGAGAATTTTCTCGTCGATCTTTTCGTATTGctggtaattttattattacagtgCTATGCCTATGTGACATACATGAAATTATcatgatattaagaaaaattcatattacATAGGCACAATCTATGACTCTGGATGGATTGATCAGAGTACGTCTTGGTCAATGGGAGCCCATTGCCCGGCTTCGGAGACCGTTAGAAGAGTTCCTAGGATACACGTTCTCAAGCGCCTCATCGCCGGAAGCCATTCAAGAGCAAGCAACCGAACGTTTACTTTCTCAACTACGACCTCATATTCAAAATCTTCTAGCATCTGAGGAAGACACTAACAGCAGGAGTGGATCTCGGATTGATATTTGCGCGACCATCGAATCGTTAATCGCGCGTCACGCAAGAGATATACTTAGAATCTTGTACGACACCGGTTAGTATCTCAATTCTACATATTGTATACATCTTAAAATCAATAGACCGAGTATATGCATTGAATTTATAGGAGTCGACGATGCGAGATTCGGCCAGGACATACTAAACATTCTAATTAATATGTGCAGTCAAATCTGTACAGTACTTCGATACTCGTTACGTGGCGGCCAAACTGGATTGGAGGCGATCGCGACACGTTTTATGGTTAGACTCGATTTTCCTAAACCTAATACAAGAATGCGAAAGAGAAATTTACATATGTCCTACTAATGTGATTTGGTTGCCTTTTTATTAGCGTGACTTGATGGACGGTGGTAATCCCGCTCTTCTTCAATGGGTACTAAACGGATTTATTACTCATCTTCGTACTTACTTTTTATGCGTACCACAACCTCCGGATTCGGAGATCATACCGCTTTTAGTGTATAGGGACGCATCGTCCCAACCATCATCGGTATCCTCGGCCTCGACTCGCCAATCTACACAAACACAATCGGAAGATGAGGTAATTAACTCTATTTTCTATTCATTACtttattgttgtaaaataatatataataataataatattaataatctaaatGTGTATAGCCGATGGAAACTGAAACTCTggagcaacagcagcagcagcagcaacaacagcagcaacaacaacaacaacagcaacagcaacaacaacaatcGGCACGCGAAAGCTCGATACCTGAGGATCGAGAAGAAATTCCTGAAACGTTCCCTGGCCACGAAGCTTTACCTTCAGTatgttaacataaatataaaaagaaaaatctttattgtatCTAGTAATTagaattcttaaatattaatatttaaaaaattctgtagaaattttttagcatttaTTCAGAGATAATTCAGTATAATATCGCCTTTTagtaatatgtgtatattaataggaagatatattgttttttaggATTGGGTGCCAATTATCGCTCGTGACGGTGTGAGACAACGTAGACAGTTGCAGATGCAAGGTGTAACGCCAAATAGCGGCGTAACGACATTTAGCGACGCATATTTAGGTGGTTTACCGAGTAAACGTCGTAAGCTAATTGAACAGCAGAAACCGCGATTATTAGTTAGTCCTACACCGAATCATCATTCAACAATAGCAGCATCTATGGAACGGCTAGTTAGAGAAGGGGTCGGTCGTGCCGGCGTCGAGGAGGTCGAGGGTGCTGCTGTGGCTGTCGCGGCGGACCCTGCTGTACGACGTGCGTTTGGTCAAGCGATCAGGGATTGTTTAAATCCGTGTCGATACGGCACGCCTGATTTTCCAGACCCATTGCGTTTCCCGAACGCCACCAAATATTTCGCGGATCAGGATCGTCCGCCGAAATAATAGTTTCAGCGGGAGGACATAATATCATACTCTGACTTACGCtattaaattaaaggaaaTTTAAGTGAAATCAAGAAATAGAAGATGACTGTTGTCCCGAGAGAATCGACAAGGAGTAATTCGATCTCGCATGGACAATTccgtaaaaagaagaaaaaaaatttctctattaaTGAAGAGAGAACGCATATGTTTCTGACTGATTAGCACGGTGCAAATGTATCTACGTATTATCTATGCTCATATCAATATCTGCTTTTATAGAATCACACTTTTGATAGAACTTCTCTCCGGGTTAagtttatagtaaaataataagtataggatttctcttaaaattgaattttccaTCGAGTGTCAATATCGGGGAAAGTTGACAtcaattgcataaaaaattaacatttacagAAAATTCAGATTGCAATTTCCACTAGAGAAATATGAATatcctgtatatacataagtataaaaaaattgttaattgcacacccatttatttataatttttacatctgtGCACTTGCTAGTTCTAGAATATTTctgtttacatt of the Monomorium pharaonis isolate MP-MQ-018 chromosome 11, ASM1337386v2, whole genome shotgun sequence genome contains:
- the LOC105835695 gene encoding large proline-rich protein bag6-B isoform X1, whose amino-acid sequence is MIDLTVKTLDSQNHVFSLEDDQITVRGFKEHIAESVAVPADSQRLIYCGRVLQDEKKLNDYDVNGKVIHLVQRAPPQPGQHGNDGGQTQGQRQGWQSSQRPHYRVTRTQMHGNAMYLGAMSVPAEIVEGHGIPQLSNSLSGTRLSHAGRMLDRVNEVLDRLDDPNAPPLHPPSEVNQSMAQQQQQQSQQPQESEIEQNENNDVSRDDGARLAEAAAAAITAALSAAGARAVTLFRGSSYNGGNARTSSDANEHQSDAQPPQSQSQSQTQSQSQPQPQSQPQPQSQSQPQPQSQSQSQQQAAADAETTSSNNAGQSRRAQQQDLPRPPQMAELLQRLCNTQDRLRPYLERYCMLTLLDPLLPPGSGPNTVEESQRIVDGVSEILHFMSHSYHALSDIIIDMSQAPPRNLRCRPIIVQHSAILQPGIPIQVEAHISLNGRSTNNNNSNDETAESGNQAQSNNAESATSSRATTEEGNQERESGDNSAQAERSQQDQGQSPFDTVFNLPNNVEVLMEVSSESNIDAGSNNEQNTSGNENNNNARRTNVFPFGTPPPPYFMRNFMQAVAGHMVHSGITTTTISTRNPPATTAGAQQGISSSMDSSSTNAGQSTQARSNTGTHPTTATQTRSTSRPHVFHHHPHPMGGIGMSIGLGLDFDPYLPCNSHHVYRSPNTTSSTATGVTTSSQTTRTSSTATADAQNQTNQTATTSTTSSSATSTNSTSATNAESVTNNALVNLLQQILRQSTSGQSQPNITINSNAPLMESLGNIMQMLGNNIHVGFLSDSSIGNAPTLADLFEGGGLSMDLFTSHESGREENFLVDLFVLLAQSMTLDGLIRVRLGQWEPIARLRRPLEEFLGYTFSSASSPEAIQEQATERLLSQLRPHIQNLLASEEDTNSRSGSRIDICATIESLIARHARDILRILYDTGVDDARFGQDILNILINMCSQICTVLRYSLRGGQTGLEAIATRFMRDLMDGGNPALLQWVLNGFITHLRTYFLCVPQPPDSEIIPLLVYRDASSQPSSVSSASTRQSTQTQSEDEPMETETLEQQQQQQQQQQQQQQQQQQQQQQSARESSIPEDREEIPETFPGHEALPSDWVPIIARDGVRQRRQLQMQGVTPNSGVTTFSDAYLGGLPSKRRKLIEQQKPRLLVSPTPNHHSTIAASMERLVREGVGRAGVEEVEGAAVAVAADPAVRRAFGQAIRDCLNPCRYGTPDFPDPLRFPNATKYFADQDRPPK
- the LOC105835695 gene encoding large proline-rich protein BAG6 isoform X2; amino-acid sequence: MIDLTVKTLDSQNHVFSLEDDQITVRGFKEHIAESVAVPADSQRLIYCGRVLQDEKKLNDYDVNGKVIHLVQRAPPQPGQHGNDGGQTQGQRQGWQSSQRPHYRVTRTQMHGNAMYLGAMSVPAEIVEGIPQLSNSLSGTRLSHAGRMLDRVNEVLDRLDDPNAPPLHPPSEVNQSMAQQQQQQSQQPQESEIEQNENNDVSRDDGARLAEAAAAAITAALSAAGARAVTLFRGSSYNGGNARTSSDANEHQSDAQPPQSQSQSQTQSQSQPQPQSQPQPQSQSQPQPQSQSQSQQQAAADAETTSSNNAGQSRRAQQQDLPRPPQMAELLQRLCNTQDRLRPYLERYCMLTLLDPLLPPGSGPNTVEESQRIVDGVSEILHFMSHSYHALSDIIIDMSQAPPRNLRCRPIIVQHSAILQPGIPIQVEAHISLNGRSTNNNNSNDETAESGNQAQSNNAESATSSRATTEEGNQERESGDNSAQAERSQQDQGQSPFDTVFNLPNNVEVLMEVSSESNIDAGSNNEQNTSGNENNNNARRTNVFPFGTPPPPYFMRNFMQAVAGHMVHSGITTTTISTRNPPATTAGAQQGISSSMDSSSTNAGQSTQARSNTGTHPTTATQTRSTSRPHVFHHHPHPMGGIGMSIGLGLDFDPYLPCNSHHVYRSPNTTSSTATGVTTSSQTTRTSSTATADAQNQTNQTATTSTTSSSATSTNSTSATNAESVTNNALVNLLQQILRQSTSGQSQPNITINSNAPLMESLGNIMQMLGNNIHVGFLSDSSIGNAPTLADLFEGGGLSMDLFTSHESGREENFLVDLFVLLAQSMTLDGLIRVRLGQWEPIARLRRPLEEFLGYTFSSASSPEAIQEQATERLLSQLRPHIQNLLASEEDTNSRSGSRIDICATIESLIARHARDILRILYDTGVDDARFGQDILNILINMCSQICTVLRYSLRGGQTGLEAIATRFMRDLMDGGNPALLQWVLNGFITHLRTYFLCVPQPPDSEIIPLLVYRDASSQPSSVSSASTRQSTQTQSEDEPMETETLEQQQQQQQQQQQQQQQQQQQQQQSARESSIPEDREEIPETFPGHEALPSDWVPIIARDGVRQRRQLQMQGVTPNSGVTTFSDAYLGGLPSKRRKLIEQQKPRLLVSPTPNHHSTIAASMERLVREGVGRAGVEEVEGAAVAVAADPAVRRAFGQAIRDCLNPCRYGTPDFPDPLRFPNATKYFADQDRPPK
- the LOC105835695 gene encoding large proline-rich protein BAG6 isoform X3; this encodes MIDLTVKTLDSQNHVFSLEDDQITVRGFKEHIAESVAVPADSQRLIYCGRVLQDEKKLNDYDVNGKVIHLVQRAPPQPGQHGNDGGQTQGQRQGWQSSQRPHYRVTRTQMHGNAMYLGAMSVPAEIVEGHGIPQLSNSLSGTRLSHAGRMLDRVNEVLDRLDDPNAPPLHPPSEVNQSMAQQQQQQSQQPQESEIEQNEDDGARLAEAAAAAITAALSAAGARAVTLFRGSSYNGGNARTSSDANEHQSDAQPPQSQSQSQTQSQSQPQPQSQPQPQSQSQPQPQSQSQSQQQAAADAETTSSNNAGQSRRAQQQDLPRPPQMAELLQRLCNTQDRLRPYLERYCMLTLLDPLLPPGSGPNTVEESQRIVDGVSEILHFMSHSYHALSDIIIDMSQAPPRNLRCRPIIVQHSAILQPGIPIQVEAHISLNGRSTNNNNSNDETAESGNQAQSNNAESATSSRATTEEGNQERESGDNSAQAERSQQDQGQSPFDTVFNLPNNVEVLMEVSSESNIDAGSNNEQNTSGNENNNNARRTNVFPFGTPPPPYFMRNFMQAVAGHMVHSGITTTTISTRNPPATTAGAQQGISSSMDSSSTNAGQSTQARSNTGTHPTTATQTRSTSRPHVFHHHPHPMGGIGMSIGLGLDFDPYLPCNSHHVYRSPNTTSSTATGVTTSSQTTRTSSTATADAQNQTNQTATTSTTSSSATSTNSTSATNAESVTNNALVNLLQQILRQSTSGQSQPNITINSNAPLMESLGNIMQMLGNNIHVGFLSDSSIGNAPTLADLFEGGGLSMDLFTSHESGREENFLVDLFVLLAQSMTLDGLIRVRLGQWEPIARLRRPLEEFLGYTFSSASSPEAIQEQATERLLSQLRPHIQNLLASEEDTNSRSGSRIDICATIESLIARHARDILRILYDTGVDDARFGQDILNILINMCSQICTVLRYSLRGGQTGLEAIATRFMRDLMDGGNPALLQWVLNGFITHLRTYFLCVPQPPDSEIIPLLVYRDASSQPSSVSSASTRQSTQTQSEDEPMETETLEQQQQQQQQQQQQQQQQQQQQQQSARESSIPEDREEIPETFPGHEALPSDWVPIIARDGVRQRRQLQMQGVTPNSGVTTFSDAYLGGLPSKRRKLIEQQKPRLLVSPTPNHHSTIAASMERLVREGVGRAGVEEVEGAAVAVAADPAVRRAFGQAIRDCLNPCRYGTPDFPDPLRFPNATKYFADQDRPPK